One window of Microcoleus vaginatus PCC 9802 genomic DNA carries:
- a CDS encoding IS630 family transposase encodes MSHRVRQLQKEFPSHPIEVWSFDEHRVGLKPILRKVWAPIGERPSAVVCHRYEWVYLYGFVNPPTGKTEWFIIPRVNCEWLNLVLEKFALQTGAGQSKIILLVMDRAGWHMSERLVIPSGICVEYLPAYSPELQPAERLWSVTDEPLLNKSFDKIQDLETVLEERCQILSTTMTEPIKNLTNYYWWPQNSLPSEG; translated from the coding sequence CTGTCACATCGAGTGAGGCAGCTACAAAAGGAGTTTCCTTCACATCCAATAGAGGTCTGGTCATTCGACGAACATAGAGTAGGACTCAAACCAATTCTCCGTAAAGTATGGGCCCCCATTGGAGAAAGACCATCCGCAGTTGTTTGTCATCGCTACGAATGGGTATATCTTTACGGATTTGTCAATCCTCCTACTGGAAAAACCGAATGGTTTATCATTCCCAGAGTCAACTGTGAATGGCTGAATCTAGTATTAGAAAAATTTGCCTTACAAACTGGAGCCGGACAATCCAAAATTATCCTATTAGTCATGGACAGAGCGGGTTGGCATATGAGCGAGCGACTGGTGATTCCATCAGGAATTTGTGTAGAATACTTGCCAGCTTACTCTCCCGAACTTCAACCAGCAGAAAGGCTGTGGTCTGTGACTGATGAGCCGTTACTTAATAAAAGTTTTGACAAGATACAGGACTTGGAAACAGTTCTCGAAGAACGTTGTCAAATTTTATCGACAACTATGACAGAACCCATCAAAAATCTTACTAATTATTATTGGTGGCCACAAAACAGCTTGCCCTCTGAGGGATAA
- a CDS encoding helix-turn-helix domain-containing protein, with product MTRKAHLEPYLSATELKYRYREASNPSEARRWQLLWLIALSKTIKEAAAVLGINYDYARAIVKSYNQQGETAIRLKKQPPKKRPSHALLNSLQLEELRLSLAGESPDRGLWTGPKVALWIAQKIGRERVGKQRGWEYLKKSGYSPQRPRPRHKNGDKIEQENLKKNCHIE from the coding sequence ATGACCAGAAAAGCACATTTGGAACCTTACTTGAGTGCAACAGAACTCAAGTATCGTTACCGAGAGGCAAGCAACCCGAGCGAAGCGCGTCGCTGGCAATTACTCTGGTTAATCGCGCTCTCAAAAACAATTAAAGAAGCAGCAGCAGTCCTTGGGATTAATTATGATTACGCCCGAGCAATAGTTAAAAGCTATAATCAGCAAGGAGAGACAGCGATTCGTCTCAAAAAACAGCCACCAAAAAAACGTCCTAGCCATGCCTTACTCAATAGTCTGCAATTAGAAGAACTGCGTTTAAGTTTAGCGGGGGAATCTCCCGATCGAGGTCTGTGGACCGGACCCAAGGTCGCATTATGGATTGCCCAAAAAATCGGGAGAGAACGAGTCGGAAAACAAAGGGGCTGGGAATACTTAAAAAAGTCTGGCTACTCACCTCAAAGACCTCGACCTCGACATAAGAACGGGGATAAAATTGAGCAAGAAAACTTAAAAAAAAACTGTCACATCGAGTGA